From Candidatus Rokuibacteriota bacterium, a single genomic window includes:
- a CDS encoding branched-chain amino acid ABC transporter permease, protein MTPGRRWALLAAAAVLIGAAGGMVRSTYVLGMLIFIALNGMAALGLSLVMGFAGQVSLGQAAFYAIGAYVSGVLTASYGWNGWLSVAAAVLAGAVSAFLVGLPVFRLSGLLLAMATLGFGIIVYYVLVNWSAVTGGPSGLTGIPPLAVGGFRFDTDARMLWLAWGCLLAVLGLAGNVVDSRIGRALRALHGSPAAAEAAGIATTKLKLGVFAVAGATTALAGALYAHYLTFINPSPFGFAFSVELVVMVVLGGTASLWGGVLGAAVVVLLAEGIRSLLPLLSASHAAAEYEIVVFGLVLMTFMILLPGGLAGLARRAA, encoded by the coding sequence GCCGTCGCTGGGCGCTGCTGGCGGCCGCTGCGGTCCTCATCGGCGCGGCCGGGGGCATGGTCCGCTCGACCTACGTCCTCGGCATGCTGATCTTCATCGCGCTCAACGGGATGGCGGCGCTCGGGCTGTCGCTCGTCATGGGCTTCGCGGGGCAGGTCTCGCTCGGCCAGGCCGCCTTCTACGCCATCGGCGCGTACGTCTCGGGCGTGCTGACGGCGTCCTACGGCTGGAACGGCTGGCTCTCCGTGGCCGCGGCCGTGCTGGCCGGAGCGGTCTCGGCTTTCCTCGTGGGCCTGCCCGTCTTCAGGCTCTCGGGGCTGCTCCTGGCGATGGCCACGCTCGGCTTCGGCATCATCGTCTACTACGTCCTCGTGAACTGGAGCGCGGTCACCGGCGGGCCCTCGGGGCTCACGGGCATCCCGCCGCTCGCCGTCGGCGGCTTCCGCTTCGACACCGACGCGCGCATGCTCTGGCTCGCGTGGGGCTGTCTCCTGGCCGTGCTCGGCCTGGCGGGCAACGTCGTGGACTCACGCATCGGTCGCGCGCTGAGGGCGCTGCACGGCAGCCCGGCCGCTGCCGAAGCCGCGGGCATCGCGACTACCAAGCTCAAGCTCGGGGTCTTCGCGGTGGCCGGCGCGACGACGGCGCTCGCCGGGGCGCTCTACGCCCACTACCTGACCTTCATCAATCCGTCGCCGTTCGGCTTTGCCTTCTCCGTCGAGCTGGTGGTCATGGTGGTGCTGGGCGGCACGGCGAGCCTCTGGGGCGGCGTGCTGGGCGCGGCGGTCGTCGTGCTGCTGGCCGAGGGCATCCGCTCGCTCCTGCCGCTTCTGTCGGCCTCTCACGCGGCGGCGGAATACGAGATCGTCGTCTTCGGGCTCGTCCTCATGACCTTCATGATCCTCCTGCCCGGCGGCCTCGCGGGCCTCGCCCGGAGGGCCGCGTGA